From a single Mus musculus strain C57BL/6J chromosome 12, GRCm38.p6 C57BL/6J genomic region:
- the Fam228b gene encoding protein FAM228B isoform e (isoform e is encoded by transcript variant 7) codes for MTTMKNRSQDDMVTGTLPKLKSSKEWLEPQSLSFMEALAKEDTDAAVQSILYRENYIMKELDKYLHHQDFLNTRRKEMLYKKWVERVADPLQKKIIEKVHSHKNIKKRRRQELDNFLKHSNKKGNAFIEHYDPKEYDPFYMSKEDPNFLKKQWALLCGQ; via the exons ATGACCACAATGAAAAATAGGAGCCAAGATGATATGGTGACGGGCACACTCCCCAAGCTCAAGAGCTCCAAAGAATGGTTGGAACCACAGTCGCTTTCTTTTATGGAG GCTTTAGCTAAAGAAGATACTGATGCAGCTGTTCAATCAATTTTATATAGAGAAAATTATATTATGAAG GAACTAGATAAGTATTTACATCATCAAGACTTCTTAAAcacaagaagaaaagagatgCTGTATAAAAAGTGGGTTGAACGTGTGGCAGATCCTCTCCagaagaaaattatagaaaaagtTCATTCACATAAGAACATTAAAAAGAGGAGACGTCAAGAATTAGacaattttttgaaacattcaaaTAAGAAG gGAAATGCATTTATAGAGCATTATGATCCAAAAGAATATGATCCTTTTTATATGAGCAAAGAGGACCCCAATTTTCTGAAG
- the Fam228b gene encoding protein FAM228B isoform b (isoform b is encoded by transcript variant 3), with amino-acid sequence MTTMKNRSQDDMVTGTLPKLKSSKEWLEPQSLSFMEALAKEDTDAAVQSILYRENYIMKELDKYLHHQDFLNTRRKEMLYKKWVERVADPLQKKIIEKVHSHKNIKKRRRQELDNFLKHSNKKGNAFIEHYDPKEYDPFYMSKEDPNFLKVIMPPFRDPLKKAQYDQDDEKRTLLQCETGKIYTMKEFKEIEKAQLHSRFPSISNSRQSMTPNGWLKVPMSYIESEFCKKSR; translated from the exons ATGACCACAATGAAAAATAGGAGCCAAGATGATATGGTGACGGGCACACTCCCCAAGCTCAAGAGCTCCAAAGAATGGTTGGAACCACAGTCGCTTTCTTTTATGGAG GCTTTAGCTAAAGAAGATACTGATGCAGCTGTTCAATCAATTTTATATAGAGAAAATTATATTATGAAG GAACTAGATAAGTATTTACATCATCAAGACTTCTTAAAcacaagaagaaaagagatgCTGTATAAAAAGTGGGTTGAACGTGTGGCAGATCCTCTCCagaagaaaattatagaaaaagtTCATTCACATAAGAACATTAAAAAGAGGAGACGTCAAGAATTAGacaattttttgaaacattcaaaTAAGAAG gGAAATGCATTTATAGAGCATTATGATCCAAAAGAATATGATCCTTTTTATATGAGCAAAGAGGACCCCAATTTTCTGAAG GTTATCATGCCACCGTTTCGTGACCCCTTGAAAAAAGCCCAATATGACCAGGATGATGAAAAAAGAACCCTTCTGCAGTGTGAGACTG GCAAAATCTATACaatgaaagaatttaaagagATCGAGAAGGCCCAGTTGCATTCCAGATTCCCGAGTATTTCTAATTCAAGGCAAAGTATGACTCCAAATGGATGGCTTAAAGTGCCCATGAGTTATATAGAAAGTGAATTTTGTAAAAAGAGCAGGTAA
- the Fam228b gene encoding protein FAM228B isoform c (isoform c is encoded by transcript variant 4), which yields MTTMKNRSQDDMVTGTLPKLKSSKEWLEPQSLSFMEALAKEDTDAAVQSILYRENYIMKELDKYLHHQDFLNTRRKEMLYKKWVERVADPLQKKIIEKVHSHKNIKKRRRQELDNFLKHSNKKGNAFIEHYDPKEYDPFYMSKEDPNFLKRVTLVPLAGWNSLYRLGWPHRGPPASAFLVFGLKACTSTFL from the exons ATGACCACAATGAAAAATAGGAGCCAAGATGATATGGTGACGGGCACACTCCCCAAGCTCAAGAGCTCCAAAGAATGGTTGGAACCACAGTCGCTTTCTTTTATGGAG GCTTTAGCTAAAGAAGATACTGATGCAGCTGTTCAATCAATTTTATATAGAGAAAATTATATTATGAAG GAACTAGATAAGTATTTACATCATCAAGACTTCTTAAAcacaagaagaaaagagatgCTGTATAAAAAGTGGGTTGAACGTGTGGCAGATCCTCTCCagaagaaaattatagaaaaagtTCATTCACATAAGAACATTAAAAAGAGGAGACGTCAAGAATTAGacaattttttgaaacattcaaaTAAGAAG gGAAATGCATTTATAGAGCATTATGATCCAAAAGAATATGATCCTTTTTATATGAGCAAAGAGGACCCCAATTTTCTGAAG AGGGTCACTCTTGTACCATTGGCtggctggaactcattatatagactaggctggcctcatagaggtccacctgcctctgccttccttgtatttggattaaaagcatgcactagTACATTCTTATAA
- the Fam228b gene encoding protein FAM228B isoform d (isoform d is encoded by transcript variant 6): MTTMKNRSQDDMVTGTLPKLKSSKEWLEPQSLSFMEALAKEDTDAAVQSILYRENYIMKELDKYLHHQDFLNTRRKEMLYKKWVERVADPLQKKIIEKVHSHKNIKKRRRQELDNFLKHSNKKGNAFIEHYDPKEYDPFYMSKEDPNFLKVIMPPFRDPLKKAQYDQDDEKRTLLQCETGFDSHIS, translated from the exons ATGACCACAATGAAAAATAGGAGCCAAGATGATATGGTGACGGGCACACTCCCCAAGCTCAAGAGCTCCAAAGAATGGTTGGAACCACAGTCGCTTTCTTTTATGGAG GCTTTAGCTAAAGAAGATACTGATGCAGCTGTTCAATCAATTTTATATAGAGAAAATTATATTATGAAG GAACTAGATAAGTATTTACATCATCAAGACTTCTTAAAcacaagaagaaaagagatgCTGTATAAAAAGTGGGTTGAACGTGTGGCAGATCCTCTCCagaagaaaattatagaaaaagtTCATTCACATAAGAACATTAAAAAGAGGAGACGTCAAGAATTAGacaattttttgaaacattcaaaTAAGAAG gGAAATGCATTTATAGAGCATTATGATCCAAAAGAATATGATCCTTTTTATATGAGCAAAGAGGACCCCAATTTTCTGAAG GTTATCATGCCACCGTTTCGTGACCCCTTGAAAAAAGCCCAATATGACCAGGATGATGAAAAAAGAACCCTTCTGCAGTGTGAGACTG
- the Fam228b gene encoding protein FAM228B isoform f (isoform f is encoded by transcript variant 9), with the protein MTTMKNRSQDDMVTGTLPKLKSSKEWLEPQSLSFMEALAKEDTDAAVQSILYRENYIMKELDKYLHHQDFLNTRRKEMLYKKWVERVADPLQKKIIEKVHSHKNIKKRRRQELDNFLKHSNKKGNAFIEHYDPKEYDPFYMSKEDPNFLKVLTATYPDS; encoded by the exons ATGACCACAATGAAAAATAGGAGCCAAGATGATATGGTGACGGGCACACTCCCCAAGCTCAAGAGCTCCAAAGAATGGTTGGAACCACAGTCGCTTTCTTTTATGGAG GCTTTAGCTAAAGAAGATACTGATGCAGCTGTTCAATCAATTTTATATAGAGAAAATTATATTATGAAG GAACTAGATAAGTATTTACATCATCAAGACTTCTTAAAcacaagaagaaaagagatgCTGTATAAAAAGTGGGTTGAACGTGTGGCAGATCCTCTCCagaagaaaattatagaaaaagtTCATTCACATAAGAACATTAAAAAGAGGAGACGTCAAGAATTAGacaattttttgaaacattcaaaTAAGAAG gGAAATGCATTTATAGAGCATTATGATCCAAAAGAATATGATCCTTTTTATATGAGCAAAGAGGACCCCAATTTTCTGAAG